From Streptomyces cyaneogriseus subsp. noncyanogenus, the proteins below share one genomic window:
- a CDS encoding sensor histidine kinase, producing MRWALVKVSLAVTAMVVVAFAVPLGLVVREMARDRAFSNAERRAAAVAPALSITTGRDQLRRVVAAAGSGADMAVHLPASGRTAAAGVGRQHATGEDIAAVRKLGRTLTAEVPGGSALLHPVALGTGDIAVIEVYVAEAEVTNGVGTAWAVLAAVGAALVVGSVAVADRLGVRMVRPARRLVRGARELGEGRLGARVPEEGPTELRLAAVAFNSMADQVVRLLANERELAADLSHRLRTPLTVLRLNAASLGDGPAAEQTRAAVEQLEREVDTIIRTARQAKPQTRAAGPGAGCDAAEVVRERMAFWSALAEDEDRRWRVAGADRPVRVPVARADLAAALDALLGNVFRHTPQGTAFAVDVHSGEDAVIVLVSDAGPGIPDPKAAMARGRGKGSDGSTGLGLDIVRRLAESTGGDVRIGSSVLGGTEVRIWLQRDGRAPARRGPRGTVRRRRHPRTAAFPFRRFTRPRARP from the coding sequence GTGAGGTGGGCGCTGGTCAAGGTGTCGCTGGCGGTCACGGCCATGGTCGTGGTCGCCTTCGCCGTCCCCCTCGGCCTCGTCGTCCGGGAGATGGCCCGGGACCGCGCCTTCTCCAACGCCGAGCGCCGGGCCGCGGCCGTCGCCCCGGCGCTGTCCATCACCACCGGCCGGGACCAGCTCCGCCGCGTCGTCGCCGCGGCCGGCTCCGGCGCGGACATGGCGGTGCACCTGCCGGCCTCCGGCCGGACCGCCGCGGCCGGCGTGGGCCGGCAGCACGCCACCGGCGAGGACATCGCGGCCGTACGGAAGCTGGGACGGACCCTGACCGCCGAGGTGCCCGGGGGATCGGCGCTGCTGCACCCGGTCGCGCTCGGCACCGGGGACATCGCCGTGATCGAGGTGTACGTCGCCGAGGCGGAGGTCACCAACGGCGTCGGCACGGCCTGGGCGGTGCTGGCCGCGGTCGGTGCCGCGCTCGTCGTCGGCTCGGTCGCCGTCGCCGACCGGCTGGGCGTGCGGATGGTGCGGCCCGCGCGGCGCCTGGTGCGGGGGGCGCGCGAGCTGGGGGAGGGCCGGCTGGGCGCGCGGGTGCCCGAGGAGGGGCCGACCGAACTGCGCCTGGCGGCGGTGGCGTTCAACTCCATGGCCGACCAGGTCGTCCGGCTCCTCGCCAACGAGCGGGAGCTGGCCGCCGACCTGTCCCACCGCTTGCGCACCCCGCTGACCGTGCTGCGGCTCAACGCGGCCTCGCTCGGCGACGGCCCGGCCGCCGAGCAGACCCGGGCCGCGGTCGAGCAACTGGAGCGCGAGGTGGACACCATCATCCGCACGGCGCGGCAGGCCAAGCCGCAGACGAGGGCGGCCGGTCCCGGCGCCGGGTGCGACGCGGCCGAGGTGGTCCGGGAACGGATGGCGTTCTGGTCCGCGCTCGCGGAGGACGAGGACCGCCGATGGCGGGTGGCCGGCGCCGACCGGCCGGTGCGCGTCCCGGTGGCCCGCGCCGACCTGGCGGCGGCCCTGGACGCCCTGCTCGGCAACGTCTTCCGGCACACCCCGCAGGGCACGGCCTTCGCGGTCGACGTGCACAGCGGCGAGGACGCGGTGATCGTCCTGGTCTCCGACGCGGGCCCCGGCATACCCGACCCGAAGGCGGCGATGGCCCGCGGCCGGGGCAAGGGCAGCGACGGGTCGACGGGCCTCGGCCTGGACATCGTGCGCCGGCTCGCCGAGTCCACGGGCGGGGACGTGCGGATCGGCTCGTCCGTACTGGGCGGGACCGAGGTGCGGATATGGCTCCAGCGCGACGGCCGGGCCCCGGCGCGGCGCGGGCCCCGCGGCACGGTACGGCGCCGGCGCCACCCCCGGACGGCGGCCTTCCCCTTCCGCCGGTTCACCCGGCCCCGCGCCCGCCCCTGA
- a CDS encoding bifunctional DNA primase/polymerase has protein sequence MSSTPRISDVTTDGAAWLASAGTYPRSTLALWEERPDAPVVLPCGSAFDVVSAPAVFGRRMLDRLWEEGPGSGPVAEFRGRTLLFAAPGTAQRLPSLLEWEEWGARGRGGGRTDAVPPLLCHGTGDAVTVPALYGAAAARTGSRWLVAPDSRHPWLPGPEVLLWAAVRAARAAVRISISPPADQGAKVYDVSRRR, from the coding sequence ATGAGCAGCACTCCGCGTATCTCGGACGTCACCACGGACGGCGCCGCCTGGCTGGCCTCGGCGGGCACCTACCCGCGCAGCACGCTCGCGCTCTGGGAGGAGCGGCCGGACGCCCCCGTGGTACTGCCCTGCGGTTCCGCCTTCGACGTCGTCAGCGCCCCCGCGGTGTTCGGGCGCCGGATGCTGGACCGGCTGTGGGAGGAGGGCCCCGGCTCGGGGCCGGTGGCGGAGTTCCGGGGCCGCACGCTGCTGTTCGCCGCGCCGGGCACCGCCCAGCGGCTGCCCTCGCTGCTGGAGTGGGAGGAGTGGGGCGCGCGCGGCCGGGGCGGCGGCCGGACGGACGCGGTCCCGCCGCTGCTGTGCCACGGCACCGGGGACGCGGTGACCGTCCCGGCCCTGTACGGCGCCGCCGCCGCCCGTACCGGCTCGCGCTGGCTCGTCGCGCCGGACAGCCGTCATCCCTGGCTGCCGGGGCCCGAGGTACTGCTGTGGGCGGCCGTGCGGGCGGCCCGGGCGGCCGTGCGGATCTCGATTTCTCCTCCCGCCGACCAGGGTGCTAAGGTCTACGACGTCAGCAGGCGCCGCTAG
- a CDS encoding GH1 family beta-glucosidase, with protein sequence MSDLMAATFPPAFLWGAATSAYQIEGAVREDGRTPSIWDTFSHTPGKTAGGDTGDIAVDHYHRYREDVALMAELGLTAYRFSVSWPRVQPTGRGPAVQRGLDFYRRLVDELLAHGIKPAVTLYHWDLPQELEDAGGWPERDTAYRFAEYAQIVGEALGDRVEQWITLNEPWCSAFLGYSSGVHAPGRTEPAAALRAAHHLNLAHGLGATALRSVMPARNSVAISLNSSVVRPLSQQPADLAAARKIDDLANGVFHGPILHGAYPQSLLEATASLTDWPYVRDGDLAVIQQPLDALGLNYYTPTLVSAAESAPPGPRADGHGSSDHSPWPAAQDVAFHQTPGERTEMGWTIDPTGLHELIMRYTREAPGLPLYITENGAAYDDKPESDGSVHDPERIAYLHGHLSAVHRAIADGADVRGYYLWSLMDNFEWAYGYGKRFGAVYVDYVTLERIPKSSAHWYARAARTGKLPEVGER encoded by the coding sequence ATGTCTGACCTGATGGCCGCCACCTTCCCGCCCGCCTTCCTCTGGGGCGCCGCCACCTCCGCGTATCAGATCGAGGGAGCGGTGCGGGAGGACGGCCGTACGCCGTCGATCTGGGACACCTTCAGCCATACGCCGGGGAAGACGGCCGGCGGTGACACCGGTGACATCGCGGTCGACCACTACCACCGCTATCGCGAGGACGTGGCGCTGATGGCGGAGCTGGGCCTGACCGCCTACCGCTTCTCCGTCTCCTGGCCACGGGTGCAGCCGACCGGCCGCGGCCCCGCCGTCCAGCGCGGCCTGGACTTCTACCGCCGCCTGGTCGACGAGCTGCTCGCGCACGGCATCAAGCCCGCCGTCACCCTGTACCACTGGGATTTGCCGCAGGAACTGGAGGACGCGGGCGGCTGGCCCGAGCGGGACACCGCCTACCGGTTCGCCGAGTACGCGCAGATCGTCGGGGAGGCCCTCGGCGACCGCGTCGAGCAGTGGATCACGCTGAACGAGCCGTGGTGCAGCGCCTTCCTCGGCTACTCCTCCGGGGTGCACGCCCCGGGCCGCACGGAGCCGGCCGCCGCCCTGCGCGCGGCCCACCACCTCAATCTCGCCCACGGGCTGGGCGCGACGGCCCTGCGCTCGGTGATGCCGGCCCGCAACTCGGTGGCGATCAGCCTCAACTCCTCCGTGGTCCGCCCGCTGTCGCAGCAGCCCGCGGACCTGGCGGCGGCCCGGAAGATCGACGACCTGGCCAACGGCGTCTTCCACGGGCCGATCCTGCACGGCGCCTACCCGCAGTCGCTGCTGGAGGCGACGGCGTCGCTGACGGACTGGCCGTACGTCCGCGACGGCGACCTGGCGGTGATCCAGCAGCCGCTGGACGCGCTGGGCCTCAACTACTACACGCCCACGCTGGTGTCGGCGGCCGAGTCCGCCCCGCCCGGCCCGCGCGCCGACGGCCACGGCTCCAGCGACCACTCGCCCTGGCCGGCCGCGCAGGACGTGGCGTTCCACCAGACGCCCGGCGAGCGCACCGAGATGGGCTGGACGATCGACCCGACCGGCCTGCACGAGCTGATCATGCGGTACACCCGGGAGGCGCCGGGCCTGCCGCTGTACATCACCGAGAACGGGGCCGCCTACGACGACAAGCCCGAGTCCGACGGCAGCGTCCACGACCCGGAGCGCATCGCCTACCTGCACGGCCACCTCTCGGCGGTCCACCGCGCCATCGCCGACGGCGCCGACGTCCGCGGCTACTACCTGTGGTCCCTGATGGACAACTTCGAGTGGGCGTACGGCTACGGCAAGCGCTTCGGCGCCGTCTACGTCGACTACGTCACCCTGGAGCGGATCCCGAAGTCCAGCGCCCACTGGTACGCGCGGGCGGCCCGCACGGGGAAGCTGCCGGAGGTCGGGGAGCGGTAG
- a CDS encoding phosphatase PAP2 family protein, translating into MPHTETPGTEAAPAVRPRWWTELPLIVLVYACYSAGRLLVRGDVTHAVDHGLAILRIEKALHLNAEHPLNRLFTREPWLGVPADFWYASLHYLVTPAVLVWIFRSRTVHYRAARTWLMTSTFIGLIGFTLLPTCPPRLLDAGHGFVDTMAHYSAYGWWGGEASAPRGLGGMTNQYAAMPSLHVGWALWCGVLLWRYGGTRAAKAAGVVYPLVTTVVVMGTANHYLLDAVAGAAVMGLGLVLAPRVMRCADHVRVWCAARFAPVAAFVAPGTGTGRVPETAVGRAAATAARRTGAAGSGPDPAVTPGTGVSQGTGSPIVSGGCQTSAGERIPRQREQRFPAAAEPGVPPADPGGGAPDGERARTGEVESLGNPR; encoded by the coding sequence ATGCCGCACACCGAGACACCGGGCACCGAGGCGGCCCCTGCCGTCCGGCCGCGCTGGTGGACCGAGCTGCCGCTGATCGTCCTGGTGTACGCCTGCTACTCGGCGGGGCGGCTCCTGGTGCGCGGCGACGTCACCCACGCCGTCGACCACGGCCTGGCGATCCTGCGCATCGAGAAGGCGCTGCACCTGAACGCGGAGCACCCGCTCAACCGCCTCTTCACCCGCGAGCCCTGGCTCGGGGTGCCGGCCGACTTCTGGTACGCGTCGCTGCACTACCTGGTCACCCCCGCGGTCCTCGTGTGGATCTTCCGGTCGCGCACGGTGCACTACCGCGCCGCCCGCACCTGGCTGATGACGTCCACCTTCATCGGGCTGATCGGCTTCACCCTGCTGCCGACCTGCCCGCCCCGGCTGCTCGACGCCGGCCACGGCTTCGTCGACACGATGGCCCACTACAGCGCGTACGGCTGGTGGGGCGGCGAGGCGAGCGCCCCGCGCGGGCTGGGCGGCATGACCAACCAGTACGCGGCGATGCCGAGCCTGCACGTGGGCTGGGCGCTGTGGTGCGGGGTGCTGCTGTGGCGGTACGGGGGGACGCGCGCGGCGAAGGCGGCCGGTGTGGTCTATCCGCTGGTCACCACCGTGGTGGTGATGGGCACGGCCAACCACTATCTGCTGGACGCGGTGGCGGGCGCGGCCGTGATGGGGCTCGGGCTGGTGCTGGCGCCGCGGGTGATGCGGTGCGCGGACCACGTCCGGGTCTGGTGCGCCGCCCGGTTCGCGCCGGTCGCGGCCTTCGTCGCGCCGGGCACGGGCACGGGCCGCGTCCCGGAGACGGCGGTCGGCCGGGCCGCCGCGACCGCCGCGCGGCGCACCGGCGCCGCGGGGAGCGGCCCGGACCCGGCGGTCACCCCCGGCACGGGTGTCTCCCAGGGCACGGGGTCCCCGATTGTCAGTGGCGGATGCCAGACTTCGGCGGGTGAGCGAATTCCACGGCAGCGCGAGCAGCGGTTCCCGGCGGCAGCCGAGCCCGGCGTCCCTCCCGCGGACCCGGGAGGCGGCGCTCCGGACGGGGAGCGCGCCCGCACCGGCGAAGTCGAGAGCCTGGGCAACCCTCGCTGA
- a CDS encoding spermidine synthase, which translates to MGKSRNARRGRGAAQTVAEQVDGGLAELVPDRDRPRAWTLLIDGAPQSHVDLDDPTHLSFEYQRRLGHVIDLVAPPGRPVRAVHLGGGALTLARYAAATRPRSTQQVVERDAALVALVRRELPPDPGARIRVRCADARDGLAKVPDGWADLVIADVFGGARTPAHLTSAEFLDEVRRALAPGGVYAANLADGPPLAHVRGQIATAAARFAELALIADPAVLRAKRFGNAVLVASAHPLPVAELTRRAASDPHPARVEHGKALTDFAGGAVPVTDAVAVASPAPPPSVFR; encoded by the coding sequence ATGGGAAAGTCCAGGAACGCCCGGCGCGGGCGCGGCGCGGCACAGACCGTCGCCGAGCAGGTCGACGGAGGGCTCGCCGAGCTCGTACCCGACCGGGACCGGCCGCGCGCCTGGACGCTGCTGATCGACGGGGCGCCGCAGTCCCACGTCGACCTGGACGACCCCACCCATCTGTCGTTCGAGTACCAGCGCCGCCTCGGGCACGTCATCGACCTCGTGGCCCCGCCCGGCCGGCCGGTGCGCGCCGTGCATCTCGGCGGCGGCGCCCTCACGCTCGCCCGGTACGCCGCCGCCACCCGCCCCCGCTCCACCCAGCAGGTCGTCGAGCGCGACGCGGCCCTGGTCGCGCTGGTCCGCCGGGAACTGCCGCCGGACCCGGGCGCCCGGATCCGGGTGCGCTGCGCCGACGCCCGTGACGGACTGGCCAAGGTGCCCGACGGATGGGCGGACCTGGTCATCGCGGACGTCTTCGGCGGGGCCCGCACCCCGGCCCATCTGACGTCGGCCGAGTTCCTGGACGAGGTCCGCCGGGCGCTGGCACCCGGCGGGGTCTACGCCGCCAACCTCGCCGACGGCCCGCCGCTGGCCCACGTGCGCGGGCAGATCGCCACCGCCGCCGCCCGCTTCGCCGAACTGGCGCTGATCGCCGACCCGGCCGTGCTGCGCGCCAAGCGCTTCGGCAACGCCGTCCTCGTCGCCTCCGCCCATCCGCTGCCGGTGGCCGAACTGACCCGGCGCGCCGCCTCCGACCCGCATCCCGCGCGGGTGGAGCACGGCAAGGCGCTGACCGACTTCGCCGGCGGGGCCGTCCCCGTGACGGACGCCGTGGCGGTGGCGTCACCGGCGCCGCCCCCTTCCGTGTTCCGCTGA
- a CDS encoding M6 family metalloprotease domain-containing protein — protein MPRPFPLRRLPRGALAGPRAGRRRAGTRPRLRSTAAVCTTMAALAATSLVTAPSIAEPFSPAPCALKRTTAHHSEGLDTWNAAYPRPVRRLDAVMVFLSFPDSQPLASPRELAADHFPATTRFFQRASYGTFTLRPHPVRHWIGMPRPSTAYVIQRDWHAEHRTAYLRDALAAADAHVDFSRYDIVYFVADPDAPGVDSDATKVVNLDAPLRADGTDIRRVVTVFENHPPDRLVLAHETGHVFDLPDLYHRPVDGKGDWDTHVGDWDLMGSQFGLAPDLFGWHKWKLGWLQPRQVVCVAGPRPARLTLEPLGAGPGVPVRGAAGVPAFGLGRGVKLAVVRTGSGSVLAFEVRGPVGSDAAACRAGVLVYRVRSGAESGRGPIEVIDAHPRTEACWEDSVYPPLADAPVALGESFTVPGERVRVEVEGRTVSGAWTVQITAG, from the coding sequence GTGCCGCGCCCGTTCCCCCTGAGGCGACTTCCCCGTGGGGCCCTCGCGGGGCCCCGGGCGGGGCGGCGCCGGGCCGGAACGCGGCCCCGGCTGCGCAGTACGGCGGCCGTGTGCACCACCATGGCGGCGCTGGCCGCGACCTCACTGGTCACCGCCCCCTCGATCGCCGAGCCGTTCTCCCCGGCGCCCTGCGCCCTCAAGCGCACCACCGCGCACCACTCCGAGGGCCTGGACACCTGGAACGCCGCCTATCCGCGGCCGGTCCGGCGGCTCGACGCGGTGATGGTGTTCCTCTCCTTCCCGGACTCCCAGCCCCTGGCCAGTCCCCGCGAGCTGGCCGCCGACCACTTCCCGGCCACCACCCGCTTCTTCCAGCGGGCCTCGTACGGCACCTTCACCCTGCGCCCGCACCCGGTGCGGCACTGGATCGGCATGCCGCGGCCGTCGACGGCGTACGTCATACAGCGGGACTGGCACGCCGAGCACCGGACCGCCTATCTGCGCGACGCGCTCGCCGCCGCGGACGCGCACGTCGACTTCTCCCGCTACGACATCGTGTACTTCGTCGCCGACCCGGACGCGCCCGGGGTGGACTCGGACGCGACGAAGGTGGTCAACCTGGACGCCCCGCTGCGGGCCGACGGCACCGACATCCGGCGGGTGGTCACCGTCTTCGAGAACCATCCGCCGGACCGGCTGGTCCTGGCCCACGAGACCGGCCATGTCTTCGACCTGCCCGACCTCTACCACCGGCCGGTCGACGGCAAGGGCGACTGGGACACCCATGTCGGCGACTGGGATCTGATGGGCAGTCAGTTCGGGCTGGCGCCGGATCTCTTCGGCTGGCACAAGTGGAAGCTGGGCTGGCTCCAGCCCCGGCAGGTGGTCTGCGTGGCCGGCCCGCGACCGGCCCGGCTGACGCTGGAGCCGCTGGGCGCGGGGCCCGGCGTGCCGGTGCGGGGGGCCGCCGGGGTGCCGGCCTTCGGGCTCGGCCGGGGCGTGAAGCTGGCGGTCGTGCGCACCGGCTCCGGGAGCGTGCTCGCCTTCGAGGTGCGCGGGCCGGTGGGCAGTGACGCGGCGGCCTGCCGGGCGGGGGTGCTGGTGTACCGGGTGCGCAGCGGGGCCGAGTCCGGCCGCGGGCCGATCGAGGTGATCGACGCCCATCCGCGTACGGAGGCGTGCTGGGAGGACTCCGTCTATCCGCCGCTCGCGGATGCGCCCGTCGCGCTCGGGGAGAGCTTCACGGTGCCGGGGGAGAGGGTGCGGGTGGAGGTGGAGGGGCGGACGGTGTCCGGCGCGTGGACGGTGCAGATCACCGCCGGATGA
- a CDS encoding response regulator transcription factor gives MASVLVVEDDPFVRSALIRHLTDASHTVRSVGTALEALREVAQLRFDVVVLDLGLPDLDGSEALKMLRGITDVPVIVATARDDETEIVRLLNAGADDYLTKPFSVEHLSARMAAVLRRARSGAGDTPPPTVIRVGGLTVDPLRRQAELDGVRLELTRREFDLLAFLAGRPGVVVPRRELLAEVWRQSYGDDQTIDVHLSWLRRKLGETAARPRYLHTLRGVGVKLEPPGWERTP, from the coding sequence ATGGCAAGTGTGCTCGTGGTCGAGGACGACCCGTTCGTCCGCTCGGCGCTCATCCGGCACCTGACCGACGCCTCGCACACCGTGCGCAGCGTGGGGACGGCGCTGGAGGCGCTGCGGGAGGTCGCCCAGCTCCGTTTCGACGTCGTGGTCCTGGATCTCGGACTGCCGGACCTCGACGGGTCCGAGGCCCTGAAGATGCTGCGCGGCATCACGGACGTCCCGGTGATCGTCGCCACCGCGCGGGACGACGAGACGGAGATCGTCCGGCTGCTCAACGCCGGGGCGGACGACTACCTCACCAAACCGTTCTCGGTCGAGCACCTCTCGGCGCGGATGGCGGCCGTCCTGCGCCGCGCCCGCTCCGGCGCCGGCGACACCCCGCCGCCGACGGTGATACGGGTCGGCGGCCTGACCGTCGACCCCCTGCGCCGCCAGGCCGAACTGGACGGCGTGCGACTGGAGCTGACCCGCCGCGAGTTCGACCTGCTCGCCTTCCTCGCCGGCCGGCCCGGCGTGGTCGTCCCCCGCCGGGAGCTGCTGGCCGAGGTGTGGCGGCAGTCCTACGGCGACGACCAGACCATCGACGTGCACCTGTCGTGGCTGCGGCGGAAACTGGGCGAGACCGCCGCCCGGCCGCGCTACCTGCACACCCTGCGGGGCGTCGGCGTGAAGCTGGAACCGCCCGGGTGGGAGCGGACCCCGTGA
- a CDS encoding histidine phosphatase family protein: MAPRILLARHGQTEWSLSGRHTGRTDVPLLEEGRRGAKLLGERLHRAPLDGLPDVEIRTSPLSRARETCELAGFGDRAQPWDTLMEWDYGAYEGMTPAQIQAVRPGWLIWRDGVPEGETLADVTARADEVVAWARERDRDVLVFAHGHILRSIGARWLGLPLDFAARIRLNPTSLSVLGWAYGEPAIESWNDLGHLAGE; this comes from the coding sequence ATGGCACCGCGCATCCTGCTGGCCCGGCACGGACAGACCGAGTGGTCGCTGTCCGGGAGACACACCGGCAGGACCGATGTGCCGCTCCTGGAGGAGGGCCGTCGCGGCGCCAAGCTGCTGGGCGAGCGCCTGCACCGGGCGCCCCTGGACGGCCTGCCGGACGTCGAGATCCGCACCAGCCCGCTCTCCCGCGCGCGCGAGACGTGCGAACTGGCCGGCTTCGGCGACCGCGCCCAGCCCTGGGACACGCTCATGGAGTGGGACTACGGGGCGTACGAGGGCATGACCCCGGCGCAGATCCAGGCCGTCCGCCCCGGCTGGCTGATCTGGCGCGACGGCGTGCCCGAGGGTGAGACCCTGGCCGACGTCACCGCGCGCGCCGACGAGGTGGTCGCGTGGGCGCGCGAGCGGGACCGCGACGTCCTGGTCTTCGCCCACGGCCACATCCTGCGGTCGATCGGCGCCCGCTGGCTGGGCCTGCCGCTGGACTTCGCGGCCCGCATCCGCCTGAACCCGACGTCCCTGTCGGTCCTGGGCTGGGCCTACGGCGAACCGGCGATCGAGAGCTGGAACGACCTGGGCCACCTCGCCGGGGAGTGA
- a CDS encoding AAA family ATPase produces MLRDTLHGAERGVVVDSPPGAGKSTLVVRAALELAEAGRPLMVVAQTNAQVDDLVLRLAEKNPELPVGRLHSSDAEAYDKALDGLPQVRTSAKAADLAGLPVVLSTAAKWAHVKTDEPWRHAIVDEAYQMRSDALLAVAGLFERALFVGDPGQLDPFSIVGGEQWAGLSYDPSASAVTTLLAHNPGLPQHRLPVSWRLPASAAPLVSDAFYPYTPFRSGTGHGDRRLAFAVPSDGSGPDRVIDEAAASGWGLLELPPRHTPRTDPEAVRAVAAVVRRLLDRDGAATSERSAAPSPLTAGRIAVGTAHRDQAAAVRAALAELGVSGVTVDTANRLQGREYDVTVVLHPLSGRPDATAFHLETGRLCVLASRHRHACIVVCRAGVGELLDDYPSTEPVQLGTAVKFPDGWEANHAVLAHLARHRVPWRP; encoded by the coding sequence ATCCTGCGCGACACCCTGCACGGCGCCGAGCGCGGCGTCGTCGTCGACTCCCCGCCCGGCGCGGGCAAGTCCACGCTGGTGGTGCGGGCGGCGCTGGAGCTGGCCGAGGCCGGGCGGCCGCTGATGGTGGTGGCGCAGACCAACGCGCAGGTCGACGATCTGGTGCTGCGCCTCGCCGAGAAGAACCCCGAGCTGCCGGTGGGCCGGCTGCACAGCAGCGACGCCGAAGCCTACGACAAGGCGCTGGACGGCCTCCCCCAGGTGCGGACGTCGGCGAAGGCGGCCGATCTCGCCGGGCTGCCGGTGGTGCTGTCCACGGCCGCCAAGTGGGCCCATGTGAAGACCGACGAGCCGTGGCGGCACGCGATCGTCGACGAGGCGTACCAGATGCGTTCGGACGCGCTGCTCGCCGTGGCCGGGCTGTTCGAACGGGCGCTGTTCGTGGGCGACCCGGGCCAGCTCGACCCGTTCTCGATCGTGGGCGGTGAGCAGTGGGCCGGCCTGTCCTACGACCCGTCGGCCTCCGCCGTCACCACCCTCCTCGCGCACAACCCGGGCCTGCCCCAGCACCGGCTGCCGGTGTCCTGGCGGCTCCCGGCGTCCGCGGCGCCGCTGGTATCGGACGCCTTCTACCCGTACACGCCGTTCCGCAGCGGCACCGGCCACGGCGACCGGCGCCTGGCCTTCGCCGTCCCCTCCGACGGCTCCGGCCCGGACCGGGTGATCGACGAGGCCGCCGCCTCTGGCTGGGGCCTGCTGGAGCTGCCCCCGCGGCACACCCCGCGGACCGACCCGGAGGCGGTGCGGGCGGTGGCGGCGGTGGTCCGGCGGCTCCTGGACCGGGACGGCGCGGCGACCTCCGAACGCTCCGCCGCGCCCTCCCCCCTGACCGCCGGCCGTATCGCCGTCGGCACCGCGCACCGGGACCAGGCGGCGGCGGTCCGGGCCGCGCTGGCGGAGCTGGGGGTGAGCGGCGTCACCGTCGACACGGCCAACCGGCTCCAGGGCCGCGAGTACGACGTGACGGTGGTCCTGCACCCGCTGTCCGGCCGCCCCGACGCCACCGCCTTCCACCTGGAGACCGGCCGCCTGTGCGTGCTGGCCTCCCGGCACCGGCACGCGTGCATCGTGGTGTGCCGGGCCGGGGTGGGCGAACTGCTGGACGACTACCCCTCCACGGAGCCGGTGCAGCTCGGCACGGCCGTGAAGTTCCCGGACGGCTGGGAGGCCAACCACGCGGTACTGGCGCACCTGGCACGGCACCGGGTTCCCTGGCGGCCGTGA
- a CDS encoding LacI family DNA-binding transcriptional regulator — MSPADQPPAPADVRRPTLNAVAARAGVGRGTVSRVINGSPKVSPRSRAAVEQAIADLGYVPNRAARSLVTRRTDSVALVVPEAETRLFSEPYFPGIIRGVSARLASAGMQLLLVLADDEKEYTRLATYLSAQRVDGVLMMAVHNDDTLPDRLEELAVPTVLAGRRGDREPLGHVRADNSGGARSAVQHLLEQGRRSIGTITGPLDMDAARARLDGYRDALEGAGLTVEEELIAHGDFTEEGGRAAMRELLRRRPRLDAVFAASDVMASGAVLELRASGRRVPGDVAVVGFDDSIVARHIDPPLTSVRQPLEEMGRTMAGLLLDEIAERGAGRREVVLPTELVVRASA, encoded by the coding sequence ATGAGCCCTGCCGATCAGCCGCCCGCGCCCGCGGACGTCCGGCGACCGACCCTGAACGCGGTGGCCGCGCGCGCCGGCGTGGGCCGCGGCACGGTCTCCCGGGTGATCAACGGCTCCCCCAAGGTGAGCCCCCGCTCCCGGGCCGCGGTGGAGCAGGCCATCGCCGACCTCGGCTACGTCCCCAACCGCGCCGCCCGCTCCCTGGTGACCCGCCGCACCGACTCGGTGGCCCTGGTCGTCCCCGAGGCCGAGACCCGGCTCTTCTCCGAGCCGTACTTCCCGGGAATCATCCGGGGCGTCTCCGCCCGTCTCGCCAGCGCCGGCATGCAGTTGCTGCTGGTCCTGGCGGACGACGAGAAGGAGTACACGCGGCTGGCCACCTACCTGTCCGCCCAGCGGGTGGACGGCGTGCTGATGATGGCGGTGCACAACGACGACACGCTGCCGGACCGGCTGGAGGAGCTCGCCGTGCCCACCGTGCTGGCCGGCCGGCGCGGCGACCGGGAGCCGCTGGGCCACGTCCGCGCGGACAACAGCGGCGGCGCGAGGAGCGCGGTCCAGCACCTGCTGGAGCAGGGCCGCCGGTCCATCGGCACCATCACCGGGCCGCTGGACATGGACGCCGCCCGGGCCCGCCTCGACGGCTACCGGGACGCGCTGGAGGGCGCCGGCCTCACCGTCGAGGAGGAGCTGATCGCCCACGGCGACTTCACCGAGGAGGGCGGGCGCGCGGCCATGCGGGAGCTGCTGCGCCGCCGCCCCCGCCTGGACGCGGTCTTCGCCGCCTCCGACGTGATGGCCTCGGGTGCCGTGCTGGAGCTGCGCGCGTCCGGCCGACGGGTGCCCGGCGACGTGGCCGTCGTCGGCTTCGACGACTCGATCGTGGCCCGGCACATCGATCCCCCGCTGACCAGCGTCCGCCAGCCGCTGGAGGAGATGGGCCGCACCATGGCCGGCCTGCTGCTGGACGAGATCGCCGAGCGCGGCGCCGGCCGCCGGGAAGTGGTCCTGCCGACGGAGCTCGTGGTGCGCGCCTCGGCCTGA